In one Silene latifolia isolate original U9 population chromosome 10, ASM4854445v1, whole genome shotgun sequence genomic region, the following are encoded:
- the LOC141606025 gene encoding F-box protein CPR1-like has product MQLHPYSPTPLFLLLHSKTKHQKMGDNHPNIVNKKQVVEQQSYLFDDLIFQEILTRLSIKSVIRFKSVSKKWYSSLSSSDFANAHLLKSPWSHPSAPVNTLFIMDLKNCYLFSYDDDDDDDDQNSGNFKDNLVKLDFDFDIQEDDLELTGSCNGLISLGSMFNLNPASNEYFIIWNPATRKLCKYASYGYLEHFNNEHCFFVAPGFGYVSSIDDYKYVRILTVLWDIGGGDYDGTCNIVHIFSLKENKWRKIDFDFDFDHIAPYGRAVLINEKLYWSARSGGDGKLVVSFDLAVERFDIVNFNLDRFDDLGVMGGCLSKCNCDKTFTGDKSMHILKPPSIVKSIGVPKGLRLDTKSEMIGFTRTGKFFVTGPFNDEPWDFKIRTLGIVDTRTKPMQYTMLLRFDHFFKMARYVPSLVSPIPIEEPSEA; this is encoded by the exons ATGCAGCTACACCCCTACAGTCCTACACCATTGTTCTTACTTCTTCACTCCAAAACCAAACACCAG AAAATGGGAGACAATCACCCAAATATTGTTAACAAGAAACAAGTTGTTGAGCAACAAAGTTATCTCTTTGATGATCTGATATTTCAAGAAATACTTACAAGATTGTCCATCAAATCCGTTATTCGATTTAAGTCAGTTTCCAAAAAATGGTATTCTAGTCTTTCTTCTTCCGATTTCGCTAATGCCCACCTTTTGAAATCTCCCTGGTCTCACCCTTCTGCTCCTGTTAACACTTTGTTTATAATGGATCTTAAGAATTGTTACCTATTttcttatgatgatgatgatgatgatgatgatcagaATTCTGGTAATTTTAAAGATAATTTGGTTAAGCTTGATTTCGACTTTGACATCCAGGAAGATGATCTCGAACTTACAGGGTCTTGCAATGGGTTGATTTCTTTAGGCAGTATGTTCAATTTAAACCCAGCTTCTAACGAATACTTCATTATATGGAACCCGGCTACTCGTAAGCTGTGCAAATATGCATCATATGGGTATTTAGAGCATTTTAATAATGAACACTGCTTTTTTGTAGCTCCTGGATTTGGATATGTGTCCTCTATTGACGACTACAAATATGTTCGAATTTTGACGGTGCTTTGGGATATTGGGGGAGGTGACTATGATGGTACGTGTAATATTGTTCATATCTTCTCTCTCAAGGAAAATAAGTGGAGaaaaattgattttgattttgattttgatcatATCGCTCCTTACGGACGAGCAGTGCTGATTAATGAAAAATTGTATTGGAGTGCTCGTAGTGGCGGAGATGGTAAGTTAGTTGTTAGCTTTGATCTAGCGGTTGAAAGGTTTGACATCGTAAACTTCAACTTGGACCGGTTTGATGACTTAGGAGTCATGGGAGGGTGTTTGAGCAAGTGCAACTGCGATAAGACATTTACAGGTGACAAGtcaatgcatatattaaaaccTCCTTCCATAGTAAAATCTATTGGTGTGCCAAAAGGGTTGAGATTAGACACGAAATCTGAAATGATCGGTTTTACGAGAACTGGCAAGTTTTTTGTGACGGGGCCATTCAATGATGAGCCATGGGATTTCAAAATTAGAACGTTGGGGATAGTTGATACACGCACGAAACCTATGCAATACACAATGCTTTTGCGGTTCGATCATTTTTTCAAGATGGCAAGATATGTTCCAAGCCTAGTTTCACCGATTCCTATTGAGGAACCTTCGGAAGCATAG